TTTTTCTATTATACCTAAGTTTATCAGAGATGCTCTCTATATGCTTATCTCGCGAAATCGATATTTTATTTTTGGAAAGGAAGATGCATGTAGAGTGCCTACCCCAGAATTAAAAGAGAGGTTTTTGGAATAAACTTTTTATGATTTCTGATAGTTGATAGCATTCATTAAATCTTCCATATTACTATCGCTTACAGGAATGTCGAATTTATCAATAGTAATTCTATGATTTCTGATGCTCTGGATTTTATCTAAGTTTACAATATATGACTTCTGTACACGCATGAAATTACTAGGAAGTCTCTCCTCAATTCCTTTCAGAGTTGATTTTGTGAGAATTGGCCTTGTTTGCGTAGTAATAAATATTTTGATATAGTCTTTCAGACCTTCAATGTGCGTAATGTCATTGAATATGATTTTGACTAAAGAGTACTCTACATTAACAAAGAAAGATTCAGGCTCCTGAATGCTTACTCCGGCTTCGTTAATAAGGACAGATGGTTTACTTTTTTTGTAAAGGTCTAAGGCTTTGTGAGCGGCTTTAGAGAATCTATCAAAACTAACAGGTTTCATTAGATAGTCTACCACGTCTAAATCATAGCTTTCTACGGCGTAATTATCATAAGCGGTAACCAAAATAACTAATGGTTTATCTTTAAGACTAGCTAGGAATTTTGTCCCTAGCATGCCTGGCATTTGAATGTCAAGAAACATTAAGTCTATTTTATTCTCCTGTAAGGCTTCCATAGCTTCGTAAGGGTTCTTACAAACCTTAACAAGGTTAAGAAAAGGAACCTGCTCAATATTCTCTTGTAGTAATTTTCTAGCTAGATTCTCATCATCAACAGCTATACAATTTAATTTAGTTACCGACATTTCGTTTTCTTTATCTTTTTAAATTAATTTTTAATCTCACGGTAAACTCACTGTCACTGTCAGATATTTCAAGACTATGTTTTTCTGGATATAAAAGTTCTAGTCTCCGTCTAACATTTTTTAGACCAATTCCTGAACTGAAATCCTTTTGGTCAGTAGTTTCGGGGCCTATTAGGTTCTTAACTTCAAATATAAGATCTGTTTGGTCATAATTAAGGTCAATCTCTATTCTTGGATCTATAACCATTCCTACGCCATGTTTAAATGCGTTTTCAACAAACGGAATTAGTAACATTGGTTCTATGGTAAGACTGCTGTCATTTCCGGAGATTTTAACGGTAATGTTTACGTCATCACCATACCTGACATTTTGTAAATCTATATAGTTTTTTAGATAATCTACCTCTTTGCTTACAGGAACTTGCTTGGTGTCTGTTTCGTAAAGCATGTATCTTATAAGTTCAGATAGTTGAATAGTAACACTTTCAGCTAGCTCTGATTTTGACCTAATTAAATAGACAATACTGTTTAATACATTGAAAATAAAGTGGGGGCTAATTTGAGACCGAAGAAAAGATAGTTCAGATCTTAATCTCTCTTGATTTTCTTCTATTCTCAAACTTTCCTGTTCCATATAGGCCGTAACTAAGCCGTAGCCTGTACCAAGAGCTGCTACAAAAATAACAGGGAAGAAAATGAAGAAAGTATAGCTGTTTTTATAATCGGGATTTACCCAAACCTTAATATAGCTTTCTGCAAAAATAAAGGTCAGACAAATTATGGTAAGAATTATTAAATACGCTGTTACTCCGTTTTTCCTGAAAACCTTTGGGATGAGGTAGTGCACTATAAAGTAGAAGAGAGGTATCTCTACCATTCTTACTACGAATAGCATCTTTAGAAATATGACAGAGGCGGGATTGTCATAATCGGTATTTATAAGCGGGTACCCTATCCAAATGCCCCACATGAACACTTGAAAAAGTATTTTATAAAAGCCTTCGTTATTTTTAGGTCTAAGATTTATTGCCATCTGAATGGGTAAAGGAAAGGCTTTGCTCTTGTAAAATCAAATTGGAATGATATTAAAATGTATTTCGATGATATATTTATGAATAATGTCGCTAGGCTATTTTGTCGTCAATAATGGTTTAGTTGTCTCTACTTTTTAACTTTTTGGCGATTGATATGCCTGACTCTAGGTATACAGTTTATATTTGGGCGATTTTGTAATTTATAGCACATGAAAATACTTCCTTATTAACCTTTTAACAGGTTAATAGCGTCATTTGAAATGACGTTGATTATAATGCAGCCTAATTAATTTTAGGTGTTGCGTGGTATTATTCATACAAGTTTAAATTATTTAAAGCTTTTTTGAAGCGGATTAGTCTAAATTTTTAGAATCTAGTTTCAAAAATATATATTGAAAAATAGGATTTAGCGTTATTGCTAAGTATGAGTTTCTTTTAAACAGGGAGACAACTTAAGCGTAACAATATATATAGAAATAGCGGTTCATGTTTACGATGAACTTAGCGATGATCAAAAATAAAAGGGGTTTTATTTTTTAAGGGGGTTACTTTCAGGGTGACCTCCTTTTTTATGCCCTATATCGTCCTGAAATATTGCTGGAGTCAATAAAGCTAAGGGAGAGACTAGCTTAGATGAACTAGAAAGGATTAGAGCTTTCGCTAGGAAGCATGGTGTTAGGGGGGGGCTCCATTGTGATGAATTGCTAACGAAGTATAGGTAAGCTAGAAAAATAAAAATCCAGTCAACAAATGTCAACTGGATTTTATAAGTCCATATTTTAAATCTAAAATGGGGTGTCGCTTGTTAATGACTAAACACTATTTTTTCCTGTTTTTGATAGTGTGCTTGAAGTTTAAACCAATAATGTTGGTATGCTTGAGAGATTCGGTGTTTAGCGTGTTCTCAAATCCGTAAAAGGCTTTTAATTTGCCTACATTTCCTAGTTTGTAAGAGGTTCCAAATGTCAGTCTATATTTATCAAATTGAGAGTCTTCGACAGATCTGAACATCTCGCCTGAGACTTCAGGATCTAGTTTCCAGTTTTTGAAATTGTAGTCTAAAGATAGTTTATATCTGGTACTTGCCTCATTTGAGTTATCACTATCAAGCTCGCTTTTGTTTTGGTATCGAAACCTATATTTTACATCAAGATTATCAATACTATGTTTGTAGGAAGCATCAAATTGATATCGCAAATGATTTTCATAGCCTTGAATGTTGCCATTGGTGTCATTTTTTTTGATAAACCTGACACCCGCACCTAGGCTAAAGCCTTTCCACAAGTCATATTTTCCTGATAGCTCTCCGAAATAGGTGTCAATTACTGAGCTGTTTTCTTTTAGCCTTAATTGTGGTTCAAGGCTTACGCTTAACTTGGGTGTTATTTCATATTCGAGTTCTAATCCTGACCACGTTTCTAGGTCTTGACTCCTTGCGGTCTCATCGCTTTGAGCCATAAGTGTAACAGGTAAAACAGTACACGAAAACAGGGTTAAAAGTATCTTCTTCATGCTTATTTGATTTTGTTAAAAAGAATTGTTACCTGGGCTGTATCTTTAAGGAAGTCTATCGCGTCTATTTGAATATCTGAAATAGAAAGGCCAGTTCTCTCCTCTAAATCTTCTTTTAACAAGTGGTAGTTTTGAGGTTTTACATTTTCTATTTTTTCATAAACTATGGTTTTGCTTTCTTCATTATTGACACGCCAGAGCCTTTCCATGATATAAATGGCACCAACTATAAGAATATTGCCAGCAAGTATTTCGGCATAGCTCATTTTTTGGTTAGCGAGTGAATTGATAACCGAAACCCCAATTACAATAAATAAATAGGTCATTTCTTTTATCGGAATGGCGTCGGTTCGGTACCTAATGATGCCGAATATGGCGAAAAGGCCGAGTGCCATACCTATGTCTAGTTCGTACTTTTTTAGGGTAAAGCACAAAAAGAAGACAATTATGGCAATCATGTAGTAGGTGAAAAGATATTCTTTTCTTTCAGATGATTTGAAATATAGACCTCTGATAATGATGCTTAAAAAGAAGATATTGATAATGAATCGGAACATCATTTTAAAGAAGTCGTCATCAAATAAAGGGATATCTAGGAATTCCATATTTACGCTGTTAATTTTTGTATTTGTAGTAGTTTGCCTTTAAAGGAGTTGTATTTGATGTCCTCGTAAAGGCTTATGATACCGAGGCAATATTTGCTTATGCTATTTGGAAGGATATGTCTCTCCTTTAGCTCTTTGTATATTGGGGAATTTCTGTTTATTCCCTCTTGCTTGATTTCAATTATTGCGAGCTCGTCATATACTTTATTTTTTAGATTGTTACGAAAATTTAAGTTAAAATCAATCGTAGCTCTTTCTTTATGAAATGTACTCACGAGGGTAATTCGATTAAATTCGTTTTCTAACGATGGAGACAATTTGTAGTTCCCATGGGTGATTTCTTGAATGAAAGCATTAGACTTTTTGCTTAAGTTTTCTTCAAAACCATCAATTGGTATTCTGCTTTTATGGGTAATCCCCTTACCGTTTTTTCTTTTGATTTCTAAAAAGTGAATTTTAGATTCCACATAGTTTCGTATTCTAACCTTGATTCTATTAATTTTCCCGTTATGGTGCCATTGATAGAAGTCATTTTGAGAGGTATCATAGTATAGAGAGTTATAAGTCATAACTCGATCTTTGTTTACCTCTAAAATTCTATAGTTATTCAAGACAGAGTTCAGGATTTCTAAGACTTGCTTCTTTGGAAGAATGAATTTAGTATCAGATCTTTTCATTAAAGAGACCTGGTCCATATCCGCAAGGGATATTGGCCGAAAGCTCTGAGCAATTTTTTTTATTTCTTCATTCATCTACATTGTTTCTTGGTTCATCTACATATGTAAACGAAAAAACCTAAGAAGACGCGGTGTCTCCTTAGGTTAAAATGAGTTAAATGATGGAATTCTCTTTTCTTTACGCTTTTGGATGCTCGTGTAAATTTTTGAATTCAGGTAAGGTCAAGGCTGCGGGGTTGCTTTGAGGCTATATGGATTTTTTAAATAAAGAGTCTACGAACTCCGCCTTATTGAAAACTTGTAAATCTTCCATTTTTTCTCCTACACCTATATACTTAACAGGTATTTTGAATTCGTCTGAGATGCCCACCACAACGCCGCCTTTAGCAGTTCCGTCAAGTTTAGTGATGGTCAATGAGTTTATTTCGGTAACCTTAGTGAATTCTCGAGCTTGTATAATGGCGTTTTGACCGGTGCTGCCATCTAAAACGAGCATAACTTCATGAGGAGCTTCAGGTAATACCTTTTGCATAACACGCTTTATTTTCCCCAATTCCTTCATCAAGTTGACTTTGGTGTGAAGTCTACCTGCGGTGTCAATTATGATAACATCGGCTTCCTGTTCTATACCTGCTTTTACAGCATCGTAAGCTACTGAAGAAGGGTCGGTGTTCATGCCATGATCTATGACCGAAACGCCTACACGTTCACCCCAAAGCTTTAATTGGTCTACTGCGGCGGCTCTGAAAGTATCAGCTGCACCTAAAACTACCTTCTTACCATTCTTTTGAAAATTGTAGGCCAACTTTCCAATGGTTGTCGTCTTTCCTACTCCATTTACACCCACCACCATTAATACATATGGTTTTGGCAAGTTGTCGGTTTCGAAACTATTTTGAACGTCCTGAGAGTTGTTTTCTTCTAGTAAAGCGGCGGCTTCTTCTCTTAATATTTTGTCAAGCTCGTTTATGGAGGTGTACTTATCGTCAGATACCCTTTTCTCTATTCTCTTTATTATTTTAAGGGTTGTGTCAATACCAACATCGGATGAAATAAGAATTTCTTCTAGTTCATCCAAAACGTCCTCGTCTACCGTAGATTTACCAATAACTGCACGGCTTAACTTATCAAAGATTCCAGTCTTAGATTTTTCAAGACCTTTATCTAAAGTTTCCTTTTTCTCTTTATTGAAAAAATTAAAAATTCCCATGTAGTTCCTTCTGGTTTAAGTGGAAAGAGGTTAGTGTACAAATTTAAAAGCTTTTAGCTTTCTCCATTGGTATTATAACACCTAAGATTGAAAAAAAGATTCAGCGGCGTAAGCTGGAATTCTAGTAGGCTTCATTTTTTTTGCATCTAGAGCTATCCAAAGCGTAGACGCTTTGACTAAAATTTCATCTCCTCTTTTAATTTCATAGTGCCTTTCAGAGGTGACTTGTGTGAAATTTGAGACCCAAGTAGTAACTGTTAATTCGTCTGCATTGTGGGCCGGTTTGAAGTATTCTATTTCGTGTTTTCTTACCACCCACCTTATGGCTTCTACTATTTCTTTTGGAGCTGTGGAATACCAATGAGCAATGGCTGCTTCTTGCAAATAGCTTAGATAAACCACGTTATTGACGTGATTGAGCTCATCAAGGTCTTCTGGCTTGACGGATAGGGAGTGGCAATATGTTTTAGGAATTGGCATATTTATCAACACAAAAAGCCTATCCG
This sequence is a window from Arcticibacterium luteifluviistationis. Protein-coding genes within it:
- a CDS encoding LytR/AlgR family response regulator transcription factor produces the protein MSVTKLNCIAVDDENLARKLLQENIEQVPFLNLVKVCKNPYEAMEALQENKIDLMFLDIQMPGMLGTKFLASLKDKPLVILVTAYDNYAVESYDLDVVDYLMKPVSFDRFSKAAHKALDLYKKSKPSVLINEAGVSIQEPESFFVNVEYSLVKIIFNDITHIEGLKDYIKIFITTQTRPILTKSTLKGIEERLPSNFMRVQKSYIVNLDKIQSIRNHRITIDKFDIPVSDSNMEDLMNAINYQKS
- a CDS encoding sensor histidine kinase gives rise to the protein MAINLRPKNNEGFYKILFQVFMWGIWIGYPLINTDYDNPASVIFLKMLFVVRMVEIPLFYFIVHYLIPKVFRKNGVTAYLIILTIICLTFIFAESYIKVWVNPDYKNSYTFFIFFPVIFVAALGTGYGLVTAYMEQESLRIEENQERLRSELSFLRSQISPHFIFNVLNSIVYLIRSKSELAESVTIQLSELIRYMLYETDTKQVPVSKEVDYLKNYIDLQNVRYGDDVNITVKISGNDSSLTIEPMLLIPFVENAFKHGVGMVIDPRIEIDLNYDQTDLIFEVKNLIGPETTDQKDFSSGIGLKNVRRRLELLYPEKHSLEISDSDSEFTVRLKINLKR
- a CDS encoding DUF2490 domain-containing protein — protein: MKKILLTLFSCTVLPVTLMAQSDETARSQDLETWSGLELEYEITPKLSVSLEPQLRLKENSSVIDTYFGELSGKYDLWKGFSLGAGVRFIKKNDTNGNIQGYENHLRYQFDASYKHSIDNLDVKYRFRYQNKSELDSDNSNEASTRYKLSLDYNFKNWKLDPEVSGEMFRSVEDSQFDKYRLTFGTSYKLGNVGKLKAFYGFENTLNTESLKHTNIIGLNFKHTIKNRKK
- a CDS encoding DUF4956 domain-containing protein, whose protein sequence is MEFLDIPLFDDDFFKMMFRFIINIFFLSIIIRGLYFKSSERKEYLFTYYMIAIIVFFLCFTLKKYELDIGMALGLFAIFGIIRYRTDAIPIKEMTYLFIVIGVSVINSLANQKMSYAEILAGNILIVGAIYIMERLWRVNNEESKTIVYEKIENVKPQNYHLLKEDLEERTGLSISDIQIDAIDFLKDTAQVTILFNKIK
- a CDS encoding polyphosphate polymerase domain-containing protein — translated: MKRSDTKFILPKKQVLEILNSVLNNYRILEVNKDRVMTYNSLYYDTSQNDFYQWHHNGKINRIKVRIRNYVESKIHFLEIKRKNGKGITHKSRIPIDGFEENLSKKSNAFIQEITHGNYKLSPSLENEFNRITLVSTFHKERATIDFNLNFRNNLKNKVYDELAIIEIKQEGINRNSPIYKELKERHILPNSISKYCLGIISLYEDIKYNSFKGKLLQIQKLTA
- the ftsY gene encoding signal recognition particle-docking protein FtsY; this translates as MGIFNFFNKEKKETLDKGLEKSKTGIFDKLSRAVIGKSTVDEDVLDELEEILISSDVGIDTTLKIIKRIEKRVSDDKYTSINELDKILREEAAALLEENNSQDVQNSFETDNLPKPYVLMVVGVNGVGKTTTIGKLAYNFQKNGKKVVLGAADTFRAAAVDQLKLWGERVGVSVIDHGMNTDPSSVAYDAVKAGIEQEADVIIIDTAGRLHTKVNLMKELGKIKRVMQKVLPEAPHEVMLVLDGSTGQNAIIQAREFTKVTEINSLTITKLDGTAKGGVVVGISDEFKIPVKYIGVGEKMEDLQVFNKAEFVDSLFKKSI
- a CDS encoding acyl-CoA thioesterase, encoding MPIPKTYCHSLSVKPEDLDELNHVNNVVYLSYLQEAAIAHWYSTAPKEIVEAIRWVVRKHEIEYFKPAHNADELTVTTWVSNFTQVTSERHYEIKRGDEILVKASTLWIALDAKKMKPTRIPAYAAESFFQS